In one Trichlorobacter lovleyi SZ genomic region, the following are encoded:
- a CDS encoding glycosyltransferase family 2 protein, which yields MGTRDTESSTTSIAMLQRQVASLIQLSDLLEKQQQLSIHERFQSDLAQRAVLRQTYKSKKNWRIMLDFRLLKMRKLLEGSVLFDSAFYLHNYPEIALAGMDPVIHYLEHGVSGYYDPHPLFSTRWYLKLYPDVAASGINPLLHFIEFGAREFRVPHPLFDPCLYVSQYPDVFNSGMNLLEHYVRFGGDEGRRPHWLFHAQAYLEHYPEIRGSGMTPLEHYCRYGRGSVYQVHQLFNPVFYLSRYVDVLEQSDNPLIHYLVTGADEGRDPSSTFSTESYRKQFPDLKRAGINPLVHFASRIDYRWFMAGTNETGESLERVNCESVVSQLADLSTQPLISVVMPVYNTPLRYLKEAIDSVIAQVYKTWELCIVDDASTDSEIKGLLQEYERSDLRIKVVFRENNGNISTATNSGFELAAGEYIALLDHDDLLTWDALAEVVLAINADPDSDILYSDQDKIDEFGALSEPFFKPDWSPDYFCRVMYVGHLLVFRRNLLDKVGGCDPRFDKVQDYELMLRLSEVARKIHHIPRILYHWRTLEGSVARDPHGKSDIDQLQVEAVSAAFERRDIAAKIQPHSVFSHRAVIVPADRVDWPLVSIIIPTKDAPQHIGRCLESIYTRSTYPNYEVIVIDNNTTDPVARHILDNTPAKLVKFIDKFNYSRANNIGVQEAAGEYVILLNNDTEVITPRWIEFLLFGLEQKDVAAVGSLLLYPDNTVQHAGVVLGCRGTADHVMRYFPADSDGYAGSLSCTREVSAVTAACMMCRRADYLSSGSMIEFFGTHYQDVDFCLRLAVGGKRILFVPQAVLYHYESTTRGAEYDYLDRLLLLDLWQDRITQGDPYYNRNLSLESLDYRIKGAG from the coding sequence ATGGGTACGCGTGACACTGAATCTTCTACAACGTCAATTGCGATGCTACAGCGACAGGTAGCATCGCTGATACAATTGTCCGACCTCCTGGAGAAGCAGCAACAGTTGTCAATACACGAACGTTTTCAATCTGATCTTGCCCAGCGAGCTGTACTGCGCCAGACCTACAAGTCAAAAAAGAACTGGCGGATAATGCTGGATTTCAGACTTTTGAAAATGCGCAAACTACTCGAAGGATCTGTACTTTTTGATAGTGCGTTTTATCTGCACAACTACCCTGAGATCGCTTTGGCTGGCATGGATCCCGTGATCCACTATCTGGAACATGGTGTATCCGGCTATTACGATCCACATCCGCTGTTCTCAACACGCTGGTATCTTAAGCTCTATCCCGATGTCGCTGCAAGCGGTATAAACCCTCTGCTTCATTTCATCGAATTTGGTGCTAGGGAATTCCGCGTACCTCATCCTCTTTTTGATCCGTGTTTGTATGTCAGTCAGTATCCGGACGTCTTTAACTCTGGGATGAATTTATTAGAGCATTACGTCCGTTTTGGGGGGGACGAAGGTCGTCGTCCGCATTGGCTTTTTCACGCCCAAGCCTATCTGGAACATTATCCGGAAATCAGGGGGTCGGGCATGACGCCACTTGAACACTACTGCAGGTACGGCAGAGGCTCTGTTTATCAAGTGCACCAGCTGTTCAATCCCGTTTTTTATCTGTCACGTTATGTAGATGTGCTTGAACAGTCGGATAATCCTTTGATCCACTATCTTGTAACAGGTGCCGATGAAGGCCGTGATCCCAGTTCTACTTTTTCCACTGAATCATATCGTAAGCAGTTTCCTGACCTGAAACGTGCCGGTATCAATCCGCTGGTTCACTTTGCAAGTAGAATTGACTACCGGTGGTTTATGGCAGGCACCAATGAGACCGGTGAGTCACTGGAAAGAGTGAATTGCGAGTCTGTTGTATCTCAACTTGCTGATTTATCGACACAGCCACTTATCAGTGTTGTCATGCCGGTTTACAATACACCACTCAGGTATTTGAAAGAGGCCATCGACAGTGTTATTGCTCAGGTTTATAAAACGTGGGAACTCTGCATTGTAGATGATGCTTCAACAGATTCAGAGATCAAGGGGCTGCTTCAGGAATACGAACGGTCTGACTTGCGTATTAAGGTAGTATTTCGAGAGAACAATGGCAACATATCAACCGCAACCAACTCAGGGTTTGAACTGGCAGCAGGTGAATACATCGCTTTGCTTGATCATGATGATCTTCTTACCTGGGATGCGCTTGCTGAGGTTGTTCTGGCCATCAACGCGGATCCTGATAGTGATATTTTATATTCGGATCAGGACAAGATTGATGAATTCGGAGCACTGTCCGAGCCTTTTTTTAAGCCTGACTGGTCGCCGGATTATTTCTGTAGGGTAATGTATGTCGGGCATCTGCTGGTTTTTCGTCGCAACCTTCTGGATAAGGTGGGGGGGTGTGATCCCCGCTTCGATAAGGTGCAGGATTATGAGCTGATGCTTCGCCTGTCTGAAGTCGCTCGAAAGATCCACCATATCCCTAGAATCCTTTATCATTGGCGAACACTTGAGGGAAGTGTAGCGCGAGACCCACACGGGAAAAGTGATATTGATCAACTGCAGGTCGAAGCAGTGTCTGCTGCATTTGAGAGGCGAGATATTGCTGCAAAAATTCAGCCCCATTCGGTTTTCAGCCATCGGGCAGTTATTGTACCTGCTGACCGTGTTGACTGGCCGCTCGTTTCAATAATTATCCCCACTAAGGATGCTCCGCAGCATATAGGAAGGTGTCTTGAATCCATCTACACCCGATCAACCTATCCAAATTATGAGGTCATTGTGATTGATAATAATACCACTGACCCGGTAGCACGGCATATACTTGATAATACTCCGGCTAAACTAGTCAAATTTATTGATAAGTTTAACTATTCAAGAGCAAATAACATCGGTGTGCAGGAAGCAGCTGGCGAGTATGTCATTCTGCTGAATAATGATACGGAGGTTATCACTCCCCGGTGGATTGAATTTCTGTTGTTCGGCCTTGAACAGAAGGATGTGGCTGCAGTCGGCTCACTATTACTATATCCCGATAACACTGTGCAACACGCCGGTGTGGTACTCGGCTGCAGGGGGACGGCAGACCATGTCATGCGCTACTTCCCGGCCGATAGTGACGGATATGCGGGATCACTTTCATGTACACGGGAAGTTTCAGCTGTTACGGCGGCCTGCATGATGTGTCGTCGAGCCGATTATCTCAGCTCAGGCAGCATGATTGAGTTTTTTGGGACACACTATCAGGATGTGGATTTTTGTCTTCGGCTGGCAGTAGGGGGGAAACGGATCTTGTTTGTTCCACAAGCAGTGCTGTACCACTACGAGAGTACAACCAGAGGAGCTGAGTATGACTATTTGGATCGCTTGCTGCTGCTAGATCTGTGGCAGGATCGAATAACACAGGGAGATCCGTACTATAATCGAAACTTGTCTCTTGAATCTTTGGATTATCGTATCAAGGGGGCAGGGTAA
- a CDS encoding glycosyltransferase family 4 protein, whose translation MNILFVAYSQLNCNSGIHIFSLANNLVELGHTCAVCVPDQPEATGDIGTPRFATLLLDQIKDRPLMFPDGRGADVIHAWTPRELVRRTTENLLKLYSCPYFVHLEDNEQHLTELHTRISIAQMARLSYEELDARIPLHLSHPLRSQDFLAGAAGVTVLIDKLLTNVPQEVPGCVIWPSFDESLNWAIPCDNKLRREIGIASTDYVITYTGNVHSANRSEVLSLYIAVALLNRSGVTTKLVRTGSDYIPLCDAVGMAEFETFLIELGFIPRKDMPKVLSIADVLVQPGRSDNFNDYRFPSKLPEYFASGKPVLIPATNIGRYVKDSVDCILLKRGDACEIATQLMSLLPDVERRRQLGTNALEFARLYFSWQKSSKILADFYTTKRNDT comes from the coding sequence ATGAATATTCTTTTTGTGGCATATTCCCAACTTAACTGCAACAGTGGTATTCATATCTTCAGTCTTGCAAATAACCTGGTGGAACTGGGGCATACGTGTGCTGTATGTGTGCCCGATCAACCAGAGGCAACCGGCGACATCGGGACACCACGGTTTGCCACACTGTTGCTGGATCAGATCAAAGACAGACCGCTCATGTTCCCTGATGGCAGAGGTGCTGATGTAATCCACGCTTGGACACCTCGAGAGCTGGTGCGCCGTACTACTGAAAACCTGCTAAAACTTTACTCCTGTCCCTATTTTGTCCATCTTGAAGACAATGAACAACACCTCACAGAACTCCATACTCGTATTTCAATCGCTCAGATGGCTAGATTGTCGTATGAAGAGCTTGATGCGCGTATCCCTTTGCACCTGAGTCACCCCCTTCGATCCCAGGATTTTCTGGCGGGTGCTGCCGGTGTAACCGTGCTTATTGATAAACTTCTTACGAATGTACCGCAAGAAGTTCCGGGATGCGTTATCTGGCCTTCATTTGATGAATCTCTTAACTGGGCGATACCCTGCGATAATAAGTTAAGGAGAGAGATCGGCATTGCTTCGACCGATTATGTGATTACCTATACCGGCAATGTCCATTCAGCGAATCGCAGCGAGGTTCTTAGTCTGTATATAGCAGTTGCTCTACTGAACAGGAGTGGTGTAACCACTAAACTGGTCCGCACTGGCAGTGATTATATACCCTTATGCGATGCCGTTGGAATGGCAGAGTTCGAAACGTTTCTTATCGAACTTGGTTTTATTCCGAGAAAGGATATGCCAAAGGTGCTCTCTATTGCAGATGTTTTAGTTCAACCTGGTCGATCTGACAATTTTAACGATTACAGGTTCCCGTCAAAACTGCCGGAATATTTTGCAAGTGGAAAACCTGTTCTCATTCCGGCAACAAATATAGGACGATATGTAAAGGATTCAGTGGATTGCATTCTGCTTAAGCGCGGTGATGCGTGTGAGATCGCCACTCAACTGATGTCACTATTACCGGATGTGGAACGCCGCCGACAGCTCGGCACGAATGCGCTTGAGTTTGCCAGGCTATATTTTAGCTGGCAGAAGAGTTCCAAAATCCTAGCCGACTTCTACACCACTAAGAGGAATGATACATGA
- a CDS encoding class I SAM-dependent methyltransferase, translating into MKLMEIYAQYATPTLSYATVRDYCDSFDNLNYLATTNCDLKDVQRPWVVKSIISKMPPGSRLLEVGAGQPLVADVLVKLGYQVTVVDPYDGSGNGPSEYEDFKSRYPDITIIRKRFSDDLQELETESFDCIYSISVIEHVPISAIPNICNGIRKFLKRGTGRHIHAIDYVLKGVGDVYALQLLHHFTDAFGVQQQVVDDLIRSAADDCETYFLSAEAHNRWKGAVKYDDFPMRRVISLQLSLPL; encoded by the coding sequence ATGAAACTCATGGAAATATATGCACAGTATGCGACACCAACGTTGAGTTATGCCACGGTCCGTGATTATTGCGACAGCTTTGATAATCTGAACTATCTGGCGACCACAAACTGTGATTTGAAAGACGTCCAGCGGCCCTGGGTTGTGAAGAGCATTATTAGTAAAATGCCGCCAGGCTCACGCCTGTTGGAAGTAGGTGCTGGCCAGCCGCTTGTGGCTGATGTGCTGGTTAAACTTGGCTATCAGGTTACTGTTGTTGACCCGTATGATGGTTCCGGGAATGGCCCCAGTGAATATGAGGATTTTAAATCGAGATATCCAGATATAACAATCATACGCAAACGGTTTTCAGATGATTTGCAGGAGCTGGAGACGGAATCATTCGACTGCATCTACTCAATATCGGTCATCGAACATGTTCCCATTTCTGCAATCCCGAATATTTGTAATGGTATCAGGAAGTTTTTGAAGCGAGGCACAGGAAGGCATATCCATGCAATTGATTATGTCTTGAAAGGCGTTGGCGATGTCTATGCTCTTCAGCTTTTGCATCATTTTACAGATGCGTTTGGCGTACAACAGCAGGTAGTTGACGATCTGATAAGAAGTGCAGCAGATGACTGTGAAACCTATTTCCTTTCCGCCGAAGCGCATAACCGTTGGAAAGGCGCAGTAAAATACGATGATTTTCCTATGCGGCGTGTTATATCTTTACAGCTGTCCTTGCCTTTGTGA
- a CDS encoding sulfotransferase family protein — MKNNKTDRGFQSPHRVALLVAGMHRSGTSALTRILNLLGAQLPSNLWQPQEDNVTGFWESQNVTRLNDELLAEAHSCWDSILPIDFSQVNPEQFELLRRRAQDLLERDFAGSSCFVIKDPRMCRLLPFWVSILKEWEVQPYVIVPYRHPLEVAASLAQRNGFSREKSIYMWLRYTSDIIRHSANIPRAVVSYNDLLRDWQSTVQNLAKDLDICWPVNIESITGMVGDFLDIRIRHHNLDGSTVGSGRFIDRLADQLYTALNSKSKKLASLAESINQTLTPMEQVLAPFIVNEPSQKKMWMQLYFDVGDGFVVKDSIVNMIKPEEVSQEIVFDLAGKGRLRALRLDPLNDSVRLEIESICLFTAEGEIDLLGRIKSNARLVLGNEYFFETSDPQITFDCLGEVELANARQLFVKIHFIASGTDAVFHSLRQLNIEKDLHIDQLLSELGDVQHFLIQAKENRLNDPSITKVDATLSSVAEGLAEHAKYHSYLLEQTRVLDAAYKKEFSSANKCREELANLLEQTRVLDAAYKKELSSANQYREEVTLLRKKIDEQRTEFQTQSSALLLLTNQVDYTHEIIKNWRKYHLLKDLL; from the coding sequence ATGAAAAATAACAAGACAGATAGAGGTTTTCAATCTCCTCACCGAGTAGCACTGCTTGTAGCTGGTATGCATAGGAGCGGTACATCCGCTCTTACAAGGATACTCAATCTGCTGGGGGCACAGCTACCCAGTAATCTGTGGCAGCCTCAGGAGGATAATGTTACTGGTTTTTGGGAGTCTCAGAATGTTACACGCCTCAATGATGAACTGCTGGCTGAGGCTCATTCCTGTTGGGACAGCATTCTTCCCATTGACTTTAGTCAGGTGAATCCCGAACAGTTTGAGCTTCTCAGAAGGCGCGCGCAAGATCTTCTCGAGCGGGACTTTGCTGGTTCCTCCTGCTTTGTTATCAAAGACCCTCGTATGTGTCGACTGCTACCATTTTGGGTTTCTATCTTGAAGGAATGGGAAGTGCAACCCTATGTAATTGTGCCATACCGCCATCCCCTTGAGGTTGCAGCATCTTTGGCTCAGCGCAATGGCTTTTCACGTGAGAAAAGTATCTATATGTGGCTGCGCTATACGTCAGACATTATAAGACATTCTGCAAACATCCCGCGAGCAGTAGTCTCCTACAATGATCTTCTGCGTGATTGGCAAAGCACTGTTCAAAATCTTGCCAAAGATCTAGATATCTGCTGGCCTGTGAATATTGAGTCAATTACTGGAATGGTTGGAGATTTTCTTGATATCCGGATTCGTCATCACAATTTAGACGGTTCTACAGTGGGTAGCGGACGTTTCATCGATCGTCTCGCAGATCAACTTTATACAGCGTTAAATTCAAAGAGTAAAAAGCTAGCATCTCTTGCTGAGTCAATCAATCAGACACTTACTCCGATGGAACAGGTGCTGGCACCCTTTATAGTCAATGAGCCTTCGCAGAAAAAAATGTGGATGCAGCTTTATTTTGATGTGGGTGACGGTTTCGTTGTGAAAGACTCAATCGTGAATATGATCAAACCAGAAGAGGTTTCGCAAGAAATCGTTTTTGATCTCGCGGGAAAGGGGCGTCTTAGAGCACTTCGTCTTGACCCGCTCAACGACAGTGTGAGGCTTGAAATTGAAAGTATCTGTCTCTTTACTGCAGAAGGTGAAATCGATTTGCTTGGTCGAATTAAGTCGAATGCCCGCCTCGTGCTCGGAAACGAGTATTTTTTTGAGACGTCTGACCCGCAGATCACTTTTGATTGCCTCGGAGAGGTGGAGCTGGCCAATGCAAGACAACTATTTGTTAAGATTCACTTCATTGCTTCCGGGACCGATGCTGTTTTCCACTCGCTGAGGCAACTTAACATTGAGAAGGATTTACATATCGACCAGCTCTTATCAGAGTTGGGTGATGTGCAACATTTCCTGATTCAGGCAAAAGAGAATCGATTGAACGATCCGTCTATTACCAAGGTGGATGCGACTCTCTCGTCAGTAGCCGAAGGTTTAGCAGAACATGCGAAATATCATAGTTATCTTCTTGAGCAGACCAGAGTTTTGGATGCGGCATACAAGAAAGAATTTAGTTCAGCAAATAAGTGTCGAGAAGAACTTGCAAATCTTCTTGAGCAGACCAGAGTTTTGGATGCGGCATACAAGAAAGAATTGAGTTCAGCAAATCAGTACCGAGAAGAAGTTACACTATTACGTAAAAAAATAGATGAACAGCGAACAGAATTTCAAACGCAGTCATCTGCTCTTTTGCTATTAACTAACCAGGTTGACTACACACATGAAATTATTAAAAACTGGCGAAAATACCATTTGCTAAAAGATCTTTTGTAA
- a CDS encoding glycosyltransferase family 2 protein, producing MSSVSAIVRKFQFIFIAILDNLLKLVLSRKNLSVKLLPEQNIVSDNENGWWITNTPAYFALQIENGLYPHGWFYIEGVLHRYSLTRAKLYYNDGTGFSTDNYFFIPVTRRGYIREVIFLPLGVIGLRWAPVDSSGFFIQQSFSIARITYLEALLRALYRVLYDFKRFFRVAERRVEAVKKLLRPLLHFKLWQAYRNTIDFRVFDTTSRTCDELWHAYQASLQQLLPQLTTHALSLKDHPLISVVVSLPELSEEKLGSLICSLQQQIYPHWELIVYNDGNEFCDQCLDMGVDCSDTRLIIINSESGEAWKRAQGRYIVVLGSDVLLEPQALFRVAQTFTTTNAGVLYGDVAQVDPEGETVVGFNCRPAFSPELLRCYPYVDDLLAFDCSFPEGYKPPADSSGRLIIHDMLLQAYITGAEVAHVAEFLCKKKYHSEPAEQVCTTYNLKSDLRVAIIIPTKNAAELVKQCIESLERTISAGAIPYTIIVVDHASDDPAALQYFNELSELHCVLRYEGDFNFSTINNWAVGQLTENYTHYLFCNNDIEAFHNGWLETMLGFGQQDDVGVVGAQLLYPDKLHIQHAGVCVGLHGLAEHYGKFLSTDEKYRELLHADAQIALTSPHEVSAVTAACMLVRRDAFEKVGGFDEQMAVGFGDVDLCLRIGEAGYRIIYSPDSSFVHHESLTRGKDMGDPHPEDTIVFKKRWKSLLENGDPFYHPAYSCYSFNWQYVDPLPCRFSPSIRMVCSMRGVS from the coding sequence ATGAGCAGCGTGTCCGCTATTGTCAGAAAATTCCAATTTATTTTCATAGCTATATTGGATAATCTCCTTAAACTGGTGCTGTCACGCAAGAACCTTTCTGTAAAACTTCTCCCTGAACAAAATATTGTGTCTGACAACGAAAATGGCTGGTGGATTACAAATACTCCTGCGTATTTTGCACTTCAAATTGAGAACGGACTCTATCCCCATGGCTGGTTCTATATTGAAGGCGTTCTGCACCGCTACAGCTTGACTAGGGCTAAGCTGTACTACAATGACGGCACCGGGTTCTCTACAGATAATTATTTTTTCATTCCTGTTACGCGTCGTGGATATATACGTGAAGTGATTTTTCTTCCTTTGGGTGTCATCGGATTGCGTTGGGCGCCGGTAGATTCATCCGGATTCTTTATCCAACAGAGCTTCTCTATTGCGCGCATTACTTACTTAGAGGCCTTACTGAGGGCTTTATATCGTGTTTTATACGACTTTAAACGTTTTTTCCGAGTCGCAGAACGTCGAGTAGAGGCTGTTAAAAAGTTGCTACGACCATTATTGCATTTTAAGTTGTGGCAGGCATATCGCAATACCATTGATTTTAGAGTTTTTGACACTACGTCTCGCACATGTGATGAATTGTGGCATGCATACCAAGCCTCATTACAACAGCTACTCCCTCAACTGACTACTCATGCTCTGTCTTTGAAAGATCATCCTTTGATTTCTGTTGTGGTCTCACTGCCGGAGTTATCCGAAGAAAAGCTTGGTAGTTTGATTTGTTCACTTCAACAGCAGATTTATCCGCATTGGGAGTTGATTGTCTACAATGATGGTAATGAATTTTGTGACCAGTGTCTTGATATGGGTGTGGATTGCTCTGATACACGTCTGATTATTATAAATAGTGAATCAGGTGAAGCATGGAAGAGAGCACAAGGACGTTATATTGTTGTTCTCGGTTCAGATGTTCTCCTTGAACCGCAGGCGCTTTTCAGAGTAGCCCAGACTTTTACAACAACCAATGCAGGGGTGTTGTATGGCGATGTCGCCCAGGTTGATCCTGAAGGTGAGACGGTGGTTGGGTTTAACTGTCGTCCTGCCTTTTCACCTGAACTGCTACGCTGCTATCCGTATGTGGATGATCTGTTGGCGTTTGATTGTAGTTTTCCGGAAGGATATAAGCCCCCTGCAGATAGTTCTGGACGCTTGATAATTCATGATATGTTGCTGCAGGCATATATAACAGGTGCAGAAGTTGCTCATGTTGCTGAGTTTCTTTGCAAAAAAAAGTATCACTCTGAACCTGCTGAGCAGGTCTGTACAACGTATAATCTTAAATCTGATTTACGGGTTGCCATCATCATACCAACAAAAAATGCCGCTGAGTTGGTTAAGCAGTGCATTGAAAGTCTGGAGCGCACGATTTCGGCAGGTGCTATTCCTTATACGATCATTGTCGTGGATCATGCCTCAGATGACCCTGCTGCGTTGCAGTATTTCAATGAACTCTCTGAGTTGCATTGTGTATTGCGGTATGAAGGCGATTTTAACTTCTCAACTATCAATAACTGGGCCGTAGGTCAACTAACAGAAAATTACACCCATTACCTGTTTTGTAATAATGATATCGAAGCGTTTCACAACGGCTGGCTTGAAACTATGCTTGGATTTGGCCAGCAGGATGATGTGGGGGTTGTTGGTGCACAGCTACTTTATCCAGATAAATTGCATATTCAACATGCTGGTGTTTGTGTTGGTCTGCATGGCCTCGCGGAACATTACGGTAAATTTTTATCTACTGATGAGAAATACCGTGAATTGTTACACGCTGATGCACAGATAGCTTTAACGAGCCCCCATGAGGTGTCTGCCGTCACCGCTGCTTGCATGCTTGTGCGTAGGGATGCATTTGAAAAAGTTGGTGGGTTTGACGAGCAAATGGCTGTTGGTTTTGGTGATGTAGATCTCTGTCTACGGATAGGCGAGGCAGGCTACCGGATTATCTATTCGCCAGATAGTTCGTTTGTGCACCATGAATCGCTTACAAGGGGCAAGGATATGGGAGATCCGCATCCTGAAGATACTATTGTTTTTAAAAAACGCTGGAAATCCTTACTGGAAAATGGCGATCCGTTTTACCATCCCGCTTATTCGTGTTATTCATTTAATTGGCAGTACGTTGATCCGCTGCCATGTCGTTTTAGCCCTTCAATTCGGATGGTCTGTAGTATGCGAGGTGTGAGTTGA
- a CDS encoding SLC13 family permease, which translates to MSISALFTIAVVLLMLIALVLELIEADVIVFGALAVLFISGIITPKEALAGFSNQGMLTVAILFIVAYAAQSAGFMQFFADRVMGNGKGGEARSLLRMMVPVAGLSAFLNNTPIVAMFTPYLRDWCRRNYFAPSKFLIPLSYATIFGGVFTLIGTSTNLVVSGLYSQKYGGHLGMFELGLVGIPCGIAGMLYLYFAGRHLLPDNRVEGVSADEGREYLLEVEIADAASLIGKTVEAAGLRNLEQLYMVEIVRNNKRIAPVKPQEYLQTGDRLIFTGKVEGVAQLQKIGGLRPVHGHNLHQELLQNGEARLVEVVVSPSCPMLGKTIKEGNFRARYDAAVLAVHRHGERLRGKLGELVLRPGDTLLLLTGDDFIKRWNFSREFYLVSKISNLPRVNRKKSIITFCALVAMVALSAAGLMDILEAAVLATLVLLFTRCITTVEARRSIELNVLIVIASSFGISKALEKTGAAAWLADQIIGSVEQWGAVGVLAAICLITTILTEVITNNAAAAVIFPIAMASAHQLQVDPKPFVIAIAISASASFATPIGYQTNMMVYGPGGYRAKDFLKVGVPLNIIYMVVSILVIPLFWKF; encoded by the coding sequence ATGAGTATCTCCGCACTGTTTACCATAGCCGTTGTTCTGCTCATGTTGATTGCCCTGGTGCTGGAACTGATTGAAGCGGATGTGATTGTATTTGGTGCCCTTGCAGTTTTATTTATCAGCGGCATCATTACCCCCAAGGAGGCCTTGGCCGGTTTTTCCAATCAGGGAATGTTGACTGTTGCCATCTTGTTTATTGTCGCATACGCTGCTCAATCAGCCGGATTTATGCAGTTTTTTGCAGATCGTGTGATGGGCAACGGCAAAGGTGGTGAGGCCCGCTCTTTGTTGAGGATGATGGTTCCTGTTGCCGGTCTTTCGGCTTTTTTGAATAATACCCCCATCGTGGCCATGTTTACCCCCTACCTGCGGGACTGGTGTCGTCGCAACTACTTTGCTCCTTCAAAGTTTTTAATTCCCTTGTCGTACGCCACTATTTTTGGTGGCGTCTTTACTTTGATCGGTACCTCGACGAACCTGGTTGTGAGCGGTCTTTACAGCCAGAAGTACGGGGGGCATCTGGGGATGTTTGAGCTTGGTCTGGTTGGTATTCCCTGTGGAATTGCAGGAATGTTGTATCTGTACTTTGCCGGGCGGCATCTCTTGCCTGATAATCGTGTTGAAGGCGTTAGCGCGGATGAAGGACGTGAATATCTACTTGAAGTCGAGATCGCGGATGCTGCCAGCTTGATTGGCAAGACCGTTGAAGCCGCCGGATTGCGCAATCTTGAACAGTTGTATATGGTTGAGATCGTTCGCAATAACAAACGGATTGCGCCGGTTAAGCCACAGGAATATCTGCAAACGGGTGATCGCCTTATTTTTACCGGTAAGGTGGAAGGGGTAGCTCAATTGCAGAAAATTGGTGGGTTGCGGCCAGTACATGGACATAACCTGCATCAGGAGCTGTTACAGAATGGTGAGGCCAGACTGGTTGAGGTGGTTGTGTCTCCTTCTTGTCCCATGCTGGGCAAAACTATCAAAGAAGGGAACTTTCGGGCACGCTACGATGCTGCAGTGCTGGCGGTACATCGACATGGTGAGCGTTTAAGGGGCAAGTTGGGAGAACTGGTGCTGAGGCCGGGTGATACTCTGCTGCTACTTACTGGCGATGACTTTATCAAACGTTGGAATTTCTCCCGAGAATTCTACTTGGTATCCAAAATTAGCAACCTCCCTCGGGTTAACCGTAAAAAATCAATCATTACTTTTTGTGCCTTAGTTGCAATGGTAGCACTTTCCGCAGCGGGTTTGATGGATATCTTAGAGGCTGCCGTACTTGCAACACTTGTATTGTTGTTTACACGGTGCATTACAACAGTTGAGGCTCGGCGATCAATTGAACTGAACGTGTTGATTGTGATTGCTTCTTCCTTTGGTATCAGTAAAGCACTGGAGAAAACCGGGGCTGCTGCCTGGCTGGCGGATCAAATTATTGGCTCTGTGGAACAATGGGGAGCGGTCGGGGTTTTAGCTGCCATTTGCCTGATAACAACCATATTAACAGAGGTGATTACCAATAATGCTGCTGCTGCGGTTATCTTCCCGATTGCCATGGCATCGGCTCATCAGTTACAGGTTGATCCAAAACCGTTTGTGATCGCTATTGCCATTTCGGCTTCGGCCAGTTTTGCCACCCCAATCGGTTACCAGACCAATATGATGGTATATGGTCCTGGTGGCTATCGTGCAAAAGATTTTTTAAAGGTCGGCGTTCCACTTAATATTATATATATGGTTGTGTCGATTCTTGTTATCCCGCTTTTCTGGAAGTTTTAG